CTTCAAAAATGACATCTCTACTAATCACAATGCGCTTAGAAGTAGGATCATAGAGCTTGTAGGCTTTGCTTTCTTCACTAATCCCCAACATCACACACTTGAAGCTTTTATCATCCAATTTCTTCCTTCTAGCTTCTGGAACATGGACATGTGCAATGCAACCAAAGACCCTGAAGTGGTGAACCGATGGTTTGATGCCACTCCAAGCTTCTTCTGGAGTCAATTCCTTCACTACCAAGGTGGGGCTTCGATTGAGAATGTATACAGTCCAGTTGACTGCTTCAGGCCAAAAAAACTTTGGAACTTGTTTCTCTGACAACATGCTTCGAACCATATTCATAATGGTTCGATTCTTTCTCTCAGCcaccccattttgttgagggGTGAAGGCAGTTGTCAATTGCCTGCTTATACCATGTGAACTACAGAAAGCATTAAACTCCTGAGAAGTAAATTCTCCTCCCCTATCTGTTCGAAGACATTTAATTGAAGCCCCTGATTCTTTCTCAACTAAACTCTTGAAGTTCTTAAATGAAGCAAAGGCTTGAGACTTTTCAGATAAGAAAGACACCCAAATTTTCCGACTATAATCATCTATAAAAGTGATCAAGTACCTTTTTCCACTGCTTGACAGAGGTGTGATCGGTCCACAAATATCCGAGTGCACTAGCTGAAGTTTGTGTGAGGCTCTCCATAAGCTTTTCTTTGGTATGGACTCCCTGTGCTGCTTGCCTATCATACAGTGTGTGCACAACTTGGttggtgtctttatttccgGCAAACCCTTCACAAGCTTCTTATATTGCAGAGTTCTTAATCCCTTATAGCCAAGGTGGCCGTAACGACAATGCCATAATTGAGTACTGTCTTCAGACGCAGTTTGGAAGCAGGTTAAGGTCTCAGACATGACTGCAAGGAGCACAAACATTCTATTGGCGGTCATATTGGTTTCCATAATCAAACCTTTCTTTGGATGATAAACACGACACTTCCCATCTTGAATCAAGATTGCAACCCTTTTTTCTTGTAGTTGACCGATGCTAAGCAAATTGTTCTTCAGCTTCGGTATATAATAGACATCAGTGATCACATGTGTGATTCCATTGATGTGTAGTCTAACATTTCCCTTCCCCATCACTACCATCTTGGAGTTGTTGCCAAGCTTCACATGTTGTCGAAACTGCTCATCCATACTTGTGAACCACCGCTTGTCACCACTCATGTGATTGCTACACCCTGAGTCCATAAACCAAACTTCTTCCCTTGTGGCATTGTTGAGCTCAATATGTGCCATCAACAGCATCTCTTCACTCTCATCTAACTCCACATAATGTGCACCTTTCTCCCAATCAGGACATTCGTATTGGAAATGTCCTAATTTGTGGCATTTATAGCATTCCACCAGTGCCTTGTTGAACTGTTGCATGCCCCTTCCTCTACCTCTGCCTCTAAAGCCTCGTCCTCTTGCTCCAACTCCGTCTTCATAGGACACCTTCAGAGCTTGCTCCTCTCCGGTATGGATACGCATTCTTTGCTCATGAACAAGCAGACTGCTTTGTAGTTCATCAATAGACATTGTGGTGAGATTGTTGGATTCTTCTATGGAGCACACCACGTAATTAAATTTGACAGGCATCGACCTTAGAATTTTCTCCACAATCACAAGCTGCTCCATTCTTTCACCATGAGCTTTCATCTTGTTGACAATGGTTAATGTCCGAGCAAAGTATTCATCTACCGTCTCTCCATCTTTCATTTGGAGCACCTCAAACTCTCTTCGAAGTGCCTGCAGCTGAGCTCTCTTCACCTTTGTAGAACCTTGGTACTTCTGCCTCATTGAGTCCCAAATGTTTTTGGCTGTCTCTTTGATGAGAATTGTCTCCATAATTGTTCTGTCAATGGCTTGGAAAAGGTAATTTTTCACCTTTAGGTCTTTCAATCTTGCATCTTCAATGGCCTTGCGCTGTGCCTCAGTGGGTTCAATTCCATCTGCTACTACCGGAATCCCATTTTCTACCAAGCCCCAATACTCCTTTGATCGCAAGAAGTTTTCCATGAGCATAGACCAATGGTCATAATGACCATTGAATCTAGGTATGGCAGGCTGAACATGATTGTTCTCTGTCGCCATCTCAAACTCACCCTCTAACTCCGAGTGTTTTCCTCACACTTTAACTCTATGTGTTTCTCTCACCCTCAACCCCTTATCCTTCTAAGAAAACTACGGTTTCTTAGCTCTCAAACTCTCAGACTCTCGATCAGGCCCTGTgaggggctctgataccacttgttgtATAAACCTAGCACTCACACACTACAATATCTGGGAGAATTTCACTTGTTTATTCAAATACTGAATGTTGGCTTATATAGCCttacaaagaaaaaatagaaaacaaacgTACTTCCCTCATAAGTAAGGTTTAATGTATTCAAACCTAACTGCCCTCATAAGTAGAGTAACGTCTTCATAAGTAGAGTAACTGCCCTCATAAGTAGAGTAACGTACTGCCCTCATGAATATGGTTTATTATCTGCaataactaaaacaaaaccctcACAGAATAACAGCTAAGCCTCAGCTATTCCAACAGTCCCATAACCTTTAGATGGCCAACAACCTCACCGACACAGATCCACCGCCAGACCCAGCGCATGAACTAGAGGCCACCATTTGTCCCCAAAATCCAAAGCACCAATTTGTAACATTAGCAGTGCACATTTCAATGCAGAAACAACAGAACACCCTTCACAATGAACAAAGAACTCTCAGACTGTAGGGCGACCGATCGCATATGGCTGGCAATGTGGCTGTGATTTATGGGCAAGTAAGGCATAGTTTCAAGCCCTAGTTTTAGGTTTAAACCAAGACAAATCTTCAAATGGACAAGGAGCAAAGAATCAAACCTCAAAAATGAGGTAAAATTAATAAATTCGAAAGAAACAAATAGTCAAAGTCCCAATAGAATCATTTGCTCCAGCTCTATCAATAGTCAAATAAGAATAGAGCGTTTAGACtaaagattttttattttttcatctcTCTTGGAGACGTACAATAACCCTAGTAAACGAGTATGGTATATTCCTAATAGGAATGGTTGACTCACAGTAACAAAATGGAATCCCTAGTTCCCTACTGCGGACCAAAGAGCGTGATATCTCGATTGTTAAGAGGCTGTAATGGTCTTGCATTCATCCCATGCTGCATTCAAGTTAATCAAAAGAAGAACTTAATAAaatgtgatttttattttgatgtgtAGATGAGGTCAGTCAATAAAAATATGTTACTTACATCGACTTGTTCAATTAGCCCCAGCTGTTCTTCTGAAACAGAATGTACCTGAGATGAAAATGTGAATCTTATTACAAGACTTTCGAAGAAAAACTTTGTTAAGGTGAAATGAAGAAGAGGTCATTGTACCTCTTCGTATACGCTCCAAATAACTCCTCCAGTGCAAGGAGGGGTCGTGAGTGAGCCCATGTATCTGTAAAATCGTGAGCTTGGCCATTTTATTAAACTTGGATCAATCACTCCCAAGCGTGCCTCCTTTGTACCACTTAAGGAGGATACATCGTTGCTtatctgaaagaaaaaaaaaaaaaaaaaaaggatgatgGTAGAAATTATGCCTCTAGTTTCCTAGTAACCAATGCTATACGTGCAGCAGCCTATTCTTTTTCCGAATCACAACTATGATATTTTGAGCCTTAACTTTACCTTTGACAGGAAAGGATCGGGATTGCCACTTTGGTATAGGAATGCGACTACAGCCACATCGTTGTTCTGGCTTTGGTGAACCATGTGCAATTCCAAATCATAACTGATAAAAAGAACTCTGTTTAGACATATATGAagtattttggatttttcaaacagagaagcaaagagaaagagaaacctTCTGCCATTAATGAAATGTTCAGAAGATCTGTGCCAATGACATCTTTTGAGCAAGTAATCAGTGccatttatttgaattgatcCAGCATCACCCTCCCATTGAATCTGCAGCAATTTAATATAAACATAGCTAAGAAAAATGGAACAGGAAAAGGTAGCGATAATGACACTCTGATGTTACTTGTGATAGCTAAAATTGGAATTCCATTATCGTGACCTAGAAAAGATTGTACTGAATAATATTAGCTAGGCACTTCCATACCGAAATAGCATAACCTTCATGCTTCATGGTTGCATTTGAAGGCTTATAGCTCATGTTAAGATCATCTACTCTTGAGATTGCTTTTCTAGCATTCGAATCCAACAAATCTATTGGCGATTGTAATTTTCCATCTTTGCATTCCTTCCATTCTTCCTTGAGCTCTCCCCAGTGCTCTGGTCCCTTGGGGCTCCCTTGCCTATAATCATACCCTATTTCTTCCACTgcaccaaaaaaaacaaaattagctCAGTAGGTAGTgattatgatgatgatgatgaattcaTGTTCTTATATATTTTGGCATTACCTCCTTGGCCACTGACGGGTCTGATGGGGTGCCAGGACAGAAGAAAAAGAGTGAAAGCAAAGAACTGAAGATGGACTTTCTTTGATTTAACCATCACTACGTCTGCAATGAATAATAGATACAGCATTAAATCTACAATAGTAAATTTACAGCTATTGCATAATGTAATCAATTCATATCCGATGCTAACTCTACTTGAACGTACATTCAGTTCATGTATTTGGTACTCTAATTCAACTTTCTTTTTTAGCAATGTTGACAACCTATAGGGGAGAAATATATCAAATGCTATAACAAAGACTTGTAATCCTGCTTTTTTTGTCATGCCAATCTTTCATCGGTACATATTCATGCTAGGTATTTTTAGGAAAACTACCAGCCAGTCAGGTACGTAAGTCAGTACACCAGTAACTTACAGTAGTAAAACCACCAGAggagtttttgttttgaattaactCCCTGTTCAAACAAACGTAAAACAATTAATGACATCCCATCTTTCTAGAGATATATAAGAGCATCTTTTGTCATGCTAACGATTTTGACTATCTACTCAAAATAGCTAAAATAAAGATTAATGGAGAGTCACTAATTAGCAGTCTGCAGctgttaaaatagataaaaagctaaacatgttctccaaaatagctaaagagccgaaatagagagtttgctaaagatgctcttaggagtCTAGTGCGGCtgctaaaattaataaaaagctaaacatgccctccgaaatagctaaggagtcaaGATAGAAAGTTTGTCAAAGATGCTCTAATGAAATTAACAAGGATATAATAGGGAGGAGGTTACTATATGGTCAGATTGTTGGGCTCCTGCTTTGCATAAGGGGAGGCCGAGTACCAATGTTTTAACAATGGTGGAAGTTAGAAAAGTTAGTGAATTGTTGTCAGCTACGGGAGTTTGGAATGAGGCTCTGATTCGAAGGCTGTTTGGGGGGGAGGAGGCAGAAATTATTTTAAACATCCCTCTTAGCCACTAAAATATATCTGATAGGGTGGTATGGAAGTTGGAAAAGAATGGTGAGTTTTCTATTAAAACTGCTTACCGATTTGCTTTTTTACACTCTTCTTGTCGTAGCCCTTTTACTCTGGCAGTGAGTGGGAATTTTTGGAAAAGGATTTGGAAAGTGCTAGTTCCTAATGCAGCAAAAATATTTGCATGGAGGGTTTGTCATGACATTATACCATCTCTGGACAGACTAGCTACAAGGCATGTTCAAGTAGGATCTCAGGGTTGTGTTTTGTGTGAAGGTAGTGGTGAGTCTACTTTACATTTGTGTACAGATTGCCCCATTACGAGGCAGGTATTGCACGGACATGTGATCCTGAAGAGgacgtgttttgatccacaggTTGTAGATTGTGACTTGTTGACATGGTTTGGATATTGTGTGAGGACGTTATCTATTACAAACCTGggggttttgatttttctatTGTGGAGCATTTGGAAGGAAAGAAATTCACGAGTATGGGAAGGAAAGAGTGTATTGGCCTGTGAAGTTTTTCTTCGAGCTAATTCTCGCTTGCATGAGTTTCGTGTTCATAATACAAACTCTACTCTGGGGACTGCTCGTAGAAGAAGAGTGCAAGCATGGGGGGCTCCGTCAGCAGGTGTTTTAAAAATCAATGTTGATGGCTCCTTTCATCATACCACTAGAACAGGTGGTTTCGGCTTTGTAATTAGGGATTCCAGTGGTGCAATGGTAGCTAGGGGCGCCCTTTACAGGGATTGATTTCATCTGAGCATGCCAAGGTTTTGGCGTGCAGGTCTGCAGTTAATTTTGCAATTGATCATGGTTTCACTCCAGCTAGCTATTTTGGAAACTGATGCACAAGAGGTGCAACGTCAGCTCTCTACCCAAGCGAGCGTTAATACTTCGGCGTTGGGACGATTATATGAGGACCTGAGCTTAATTCTGGCATCTCATAATAGTTTGCAAGTTCACTATGTTAGTAGGAAGACCAATGTAGTGGCCCATATGTTAGCCGCTCATGGGAGTTGTATGATGCAGGATTGTTTTTATGTTTCAGTTCCTCGTTTCCTAGCAGCTGCTATTGGTGTAATCTGCAATTTCTTCAATAAAGGGCTTACctccttctcaaaaaaaaaaaaaaacaaggatataatagaatctaaaaactaattaattgacactttgaataaattcactaaacgtttataaataaattagcttataaaaaaatatatgaaaattgAAAGGTTGGGatttatttcatttcatttacAATACGAGAACAATTCTCTCCCCCTAATGAATTCTCTAATTAGGAAAATCTAGAGACTATATTCTTAGACTAATCATTCTCCCTAGTACCCCAACGTGGGGTTTGCAATTTCGCATGGGATTATTTTACTTATATGCAGGATTATCATAAGAAAGTAATTATCATGTAACTTTTGTAGCCCCGCAACATCTAAGTTCAATTCTATTCTCACTGGGGCCTGTTTTAACTTTTCCTCTTTCTGGGAAGGGTATACCGTATACGCCTCACGCAAAAGACTGCTAACGTCCTAACGAGCAGGGGCGGattcataaattttttttaggtAAGGCAAGTCAATGGCAGGAGGGGAAGggaggaaaattagagagaagTTGCAGATTTTGGAGGTAATTGTGAAGATTTTGCCTTAATTTTGCCCTGTTTTTACCTTGATTTTGCCTAATTTTTGTCATTTTCTTCCCCAATTCATCTTGTTTTGCCCTATTTTTGCCATTTTCACATCCCTTGCCTACACCAAATcaatgtaaaataaaaaatccagTCTAGGCAACTGCCCAAACTGGGCTCTATGTGGATCCGCCCCTACTAACGAGAAGCTAATATCAtctaattatatttttttatttcaaaaacaaaaaaaggagaGAATAAGAAAGTaatattattcaaaaaaaaaaagtaatattaaGGTTGGAGACTTGGAATACGTGCACAATGACTTCTATAATAGTGTGAAGAACAGCTACAAATTAAAATTGTAAGGCATGTGTTAGTCTTAATTCGTTTTATACGTGGACAATTGAGATTGTTAATATATGCAAACTCAAACATACAAGGATCATTCACAAACACTCTagatacaagtcatacaacataTGTTATATATTTGGTCAATATATCAAAGAGATCGAAGAATACTAGCCTTGAGTGTTCACGTTGTTGATGTTTGGGACTTCGGTCTTTTGCTTCTCACCAAGGTCGAGTTCCTCTAATGGGGGACTGGTCCTAAAATATAGACTTAAAAGTAAAAGCACACGTTACCGGAAATAAGAAGAACACAACTCTTTATACAACAAgctatatttttcattttaacgTCAAAAAGCTCAATTACaaacataacaaactcctactTAAATAGCATAAGAGTCTaatcaaaattaagaaaattaataaatgaaa
Above is a genomic segment from Rosa chinensis cultivar Old Blush chromosome 3, RchiOBHm-V2, whole genome shotgun sequence containing:
- the LOC112194196 gene encoding alpha carbonic anhydrase 7, with the protein product MVKSKKVHLQFFAFTLFLLSWHPIRPVSGQGVEEIGYDYRQGSPKGPEHWGELKEEWKECKDGKLQSPIDLLDSNARKAISRVDDLNMSYKPSNATMKHEGYAISIQWEGDAGSIQINGTDYLLKRCHWHRSSEHFINGRSYDLELHMVHQSQNNDVAVVAFLYQSGNPDPFLSKISNDVSSLSGTKEARLGVIDPSLIKWPSSRFYRYMGSLTTPPCTGGVIWSVYEEVHSVSEEQLGLIEQVDHGMNARPLQPLNNRDITLFGPQ